In Actinoplanes octamycinicus, the genomic window GCCTGATCGAGATCCGCCGTGTGGACAAGGAGCTGAGCTGATGACCGTCACCCTTCCCGGCAAGGTCCGCGCCCGGATGCGCGGGACCATCGGAGAACTGCCGGTGCGGACCGCCTTGACCCAGACCATCGTGGTGCCGACCTTCAACGAGCGGGACAACATCACCACCCTGCTCGATCGGCTCGCCGCCGCGTTGCCGGCCGACCGGACCGAGATCGTGTTCGTGGACGACAGCACCGACGACACCCCCGAGGTGATCCGGGCGGCGGCCCGGCACTGTCCCATCCCGGTCACCGTGCACCACCGCGAGGACGGCATCGGTGGCCTCGGCGGCGCGGTCGTCGAGGGGATGCGGCTGGCCCGCGGCGAGTGGGTCGTGGTGATGGACGCCGACCTGCAGCACCCGCCGGAGGTGGTGCCGGACCTGATCCGGGCGGGTGCCCGGGACGGCGCGGACCTGGTCGTCGGCAGCCGGTACGCGGGCGGTGGCACCCGGGACGGACTGGCCGGCGGATACCGGCGGCTGGTCTCCGGCGGCTCGACGGCGGTCACCAAGCTGATCTTCCGGAACTCGCTGTCCCGCGTGAGCGACCCGATGAGCGGCCTGTTCGCGATCCGCACCAGCTCGCTCGAGGTCGACGAGCTGCGCCCGCTCGGCTACAAGATCCTGCTGGAGCTGGTGGTCCGCAACCGGCCCGGACGGATCGTCGAGGTGCCGTACGCGTTCCAGCCGCGGCACGCCGGCGAGTCCAAGTCGTCGCTGGCCGAGGGGATCCGCTTCGTCAAGCACCTGGGGCTGCTGCGCTTCGGCGCGCAGCGGTCCCGGATGCTGCTCTTCGGGCTGATCGGCCTCTCCGGGCTGCTGCCCAACCAGGCCGCCCTCTGGGCGCTGCACGAGCTGGCCGGCGTGCACTACCTGCCGGCGGCGGTGCTCGCGAACATGCTGGCGGTCGGCTGGAACTTCGCCCTCACCGACACCCTGCTCTACCGCTCCCGCCGGTCGCACCGCAGCTTCTGGGGACGGTTCAGCCGGTTCTTCCTGCTCGGCAACGCCGATCTGCTGCTGCGCATCCCGCTGCTGGCGCTGCTGGTCGGCGGCCTGCACCTCGGCGTGCTCGGGGCCAACCTGGTCACGCTGGTGATCTCGTTCGTGGCCCGGTTCCTGATCTCCGACAAGGTGATCTACCGGACCCGGGCTCTGCGGACGGTGCCGGCGTGACGACGTACCCACCAAGGCCCTGGGTGAGCGGCGCGGACCGCAAGCGGATCGCCCAGGCGCTGATCCTCGCGCTGCTCGCGGCCTTGGCCGCGGCCGTGCCGACCGCGGCGCAGGCCAGCGCCAACCTGATCGCCAACCCGGGCCTGGAGAGGCTCGACGGGAGCCAGTTCCCGGTGTGCTGGGAGAAGAGCGGCTGGGGTGAGCAGAGCTTCACCTTCGGGCTGACCAGTCCCGGTCACACCGGCGCCACCGCGATGCGGATCACCCTGGCCACCGCGCCGAACGGCGACCGCAAGGCGATGATGCTGGAGAACCCGTCCTGCGCGCCGAACGTCACCCCGGGCCACCAGTACGACCTCTCGGCCTGGTACCAGACGACCACGGCGAACACGGTGATGACCGTGTTCCGGCACGACGCCGCGCAGGGCTGGGTGTACTGGACCGACCTGGCCACACTGCCGGTGACCTCGGGCTGGACGCAGAAGACCGTCCGCACGCCGCAGGTGCCGGCCGGCACCGACCAGATCGTCTGGGGCATCACGATCTACGGCGTCGGCACCCTGCAGACCGACGACTACGTCATGAACGACGTCACCGCCCCGGCCGCCGGCACCTCGTGCAGCGCCGGCGACGCCTGCGCCAAGGGCGTCTGGCAGGTGATGCCGTTCGAGTCGCCGGTCCGCGGCATCCACGCGGTCGTGCTGCGCAACGGCGACGTGCTGCTGGTGGCCGGATCGGGCAACAACCCGGACGACTTCGCCGCCAAGACCTTCAAGACCGCGGTCTACCACCCGGGCAGTGGCACGTTCACCACGGTGGCCACGCCCGCCGACCTGTTCTGCGCCGGGCACGTGCAGTTGCCGGACGGGCGGGTGCTGGTGATGGGCGGCAACAAGGACTATCCGGCCGCGGACGGCAGCCACGGGTACGAAGGGCTCAAGGATTCGTACGTCTTCGATCCGGCCACCAACACGTATTCCCGGGTGAACGACATGAGCGCGGGGTCGTGGTACCCGTCGGCGACAGTCCTGGGCAACGGCGACGTGCTCTCGCTCGGCGGGCTCGGTGAGGACTCCAGCGGCACGGTCGCCACCCAGTACTTCTCGACCGCTCAGCAGCGCTGGCTGGGCTTGGGCGAGGCGCACCAGACCTGGAATTTCTGGGGGCTGTATCCGTCGATGATCCTGATGCAGGACGGGCGGCTGTTCTACACCGGCAGCCACGTGTTCGGCAACGGGCTGCCCGGCACCGGCGCGTCGATCTACGACTACGGTTCCGGGGCGATCACGCCGGTCGGCGGCCTGCAGAACAAGGACGAGCGGGACCAGTCGATGAGCGTGCTGCTGCCGCCCGCGCAGGACCAGAAGGTGATCACGATGGGCGGCGGGAACATCGACAGCAATCCGGACGCCAACCGGCTCACCGACGTGATCGATCTGAAGCAGGCCAACCCGGCGTACGCGGCCGGCCCGCCGCTGCCGGCCGGAAAGATGTACGTCTCGGCGGTGCTGCTGCCCGACGGCAAGGTCTTCGAGACCGGGGGCGCCCTGCACAACCGGGCCGATCCGGTTTACGAGGCGTCGATGTACGACCCGGCCACCAACACGTTCACCGCCGGGATGGCCACCGATCCGGTGCCGCGGACCTACCACTCGTCCGCGTTCCTGCTGCCGGACGGGCGGGTGATGGCGGTCGGGGACAATCCGGGGAACGGGTCGTTCGACATGCGGCTGTCGGTGTACTCGCCGCCGTACCTGTTCCAGGGGGCACGGCCGCAGATCCTCGGGCTGTCGTCGAAGGAGTGGGCATACGGGTCCACCCACACCGTCACGGTCGACGGGCCGATCCTCAAGGCCGAGCTGATCCGGCCGGAGGCGGTGACCCATTCCAGCGACCCGAATCAGCGGTTCGTCGACCTGCCGATGTCGGTGGACGGCGACACGATCGGCCTCAACCTGACGTCGAACCCGAACATCGCGCCGCCCGGGTGGTACATGCTCTTCGTGGTCGGGACCAACGGGGTCCCGTCGGTGGCGCAGTGGGTCCACGTCGGATGACGGTCCGCCGGGCGACCCTCGTGGCCGCGGTGGTCGTGCTGGTGACGGCCACCGCGGGGTTCCTGCTGATCCTCGCTCGAGCGGGCCTCGGCACGCCGTCACCGGTGGCGGCCGTCGCCGACCCCTCCCCCACACCAGTGGTCGCCGACGCCTCGCCGACAGCAGTCGTCGCCGACCCCTCGCCCACCCACTCCCTCCCCACCTTCACCTCCCTCCCGCCGCCCGCGCCCTCGCGGGTCGTGCCGGCCCCGTTCGTCCAGCGCTTCGCCGCGGAGCCCACCGCGACTCCGCTGCCGCCGCGGCAGTCCCCGACGGCGCCGCTGACGGTCTCCGCCTTCGTCGACGGCTGCGACCACAACTACGGGACACCGACCCAGTGCGTCCCGCTGACCTTCCCGGCCGGCGTCACCGGCACCGGGGGCAAATGCGCCTGGCTCGCGGCGCACGGCTTCACCGGCTTGATCGTGGCCGGCCGTGACGCGCAAGACCTCGACGCCGACGGCGACGGCATCGCCTGCGAGTAGACCACGGTCGATTTGCTCTGTGACCAATCGTTCGCACATCTGGTCCGACGCCGCCGCCGGCGGATCGCGGAAACTGAGAGCTTCTCGATTTGCGGCGCCACCGGCGCGGAACGCGGATCCGGACGACAGAGCGGGGTGGCGATGGTCCCCAGGAGCGGCGCGGCAGGCATGTCGCCCGAGTCGGTCGACGCCGCACCCCACGGCGCCGGCCCCACCGATGACCGGCCGACCACCCGGGCCGAGGCCGCGACCTGGTGGGAGCTGCGCGATGAGCTGAGCGAGCAGATCCTGGGCCTGCGCCGCGACACCGGCGAAGCCGAGCTGGGCTTCGACGACTACGTGCTGCGGGCGCCGGAGCAGACCGACTCGGACCCGGGACCCGCCGGCCCCGCCGGCGCCGCTCGCCACGAGTCACCGCGCACCGCGCCGCCCGACCGGCACCTGGCCGCACCGGACGACATCGACCACCTGCAGCCGCCGGGCGCCCGGGTCGCGTTGTGGCGCGGCCGGCGCGGCCTGTCCCAGATGACCGTCGCCCACCGGCTGAACCGGGCTCTCGCCTGGGTCATCGCCGTGGAGCAGGACCTCGACCGGCTGGACACGATCGAGGCCGCCCGGGACGTCGCCGACGTGCTGCGGATGGACCTCCCGCTGCTGATGGGCCGCGACCCGCACGGCCCGCCGGATCCCGGCTTCATCGACGAGGACACCGTCGAACAGCTCCACGCGGCGCTGGAGGTCTCCAGCGATCCGCTGCGCCTCTTCCCCACCGGGACCCGGCCGCTCGCGCTGGTCGAGATGGCCGTGACGCTGCGCGCCACCTGGCAGGCCCTGCAACGCGCGGAGTACGCCCGGGTGATGCGGGCCCTGCCCCGGCTCCTGCGGGACGCCGCCATCTCGGACGGCGCGCGCGCCGCGGGCCACGACGGCGCTGAGGCAGCGCGGCTGCTCAGCCAGACCTACCAGATCGCGTCCGCGGTGCTGGTCAAGGCCGGCCTGTACGAGCTGGCCCGGCTGGCCGCTGACCGGGCGTTCGAGGCCGCCGGCCGAGGCGAGGACCCCTTGCTTCTGGGTACGTCCGCCGGGTGCGGCGCCGCGGTGCTGATGGCGCTGGGCCGCCCCGCCCCGGCGCTGGAGCTGAGCGTGCTGGCCGCCGACAGCATCCGCCGGTCGCACCAGGCGGGAGTCAGCTCGCTGTCGGTGCGTGGCCTGCTGCTGGCGCAGGGCGCCCTGGCAGCGGCCCGGACCGGCGACGAAGCGCGGGCGGAGGACCTCCTGACCACCGCCGACACGTTGGCCGGCATGGTCTGCCCCGACGCCAACTACTACTGGACCGCCTACAACCGCGCCGCCGTCCACCTGCGGCGCCTGGCGATAGCCGTCGAGCTGGGCCGGGAGCCTCCGGCCGCCGACCCGTCCCGGCTGGCCACCGCGACGCCCGAACAACGCGCGACCTACCACGTGACGCTGGCCCGGGCCCACCTGCAGACCGGCCACCTGGACCGCGCCGCGGACGCCCTCCTGGCCAGCACCGGGCCGGCCCCGGACGAACTCCTGACCCCGCTGAGCCAGACCATCCTGACCGACGTCCTACGCCAGTCGCACCGCGCCGGCACCCCGGTGCCACCTCGCCTCGAACGGCTGCTGGCCCCCGGCCGATAGCCGGCCCCGGTCAGCCGTCGGTCTCGACGTACAGGCAGAACGGGTGGCCGTCCGGGTCGAGGCAGACGCGGACGTCGTCCTGCGGCTGGAACTCCGCGACGGTCGCGCCCAGTTCCACCGCCCGGGTGACGGCGGCCGGCAGATCGTCGACCTGGATGTCCAGGTGCATCTGCATCTGGGGGTGGCCGGGCCGCGCGGGCCACGCCGGCGGCGCGTAGTCCGGCTCGGCGTGGAAGGAGAGGCCGGGCAGCTCCACCCAGCCCTCCGACTGCTCGGTGATCGGGAGGCCGAGCAGCCGCGCATAGAAGTCGGCCAGCCGTCGCGGGTCCGGGGAACTGATCGTCGTCGCCACCAGCTTCATCGCCTCACCGTAACCGGCTGGAACGTGCGGAAACCGGGGCTCGGGGCGTACCGGAAGCAGCTCGTATCGATCGGGACCTGAGCAGCATGCCGCGTGAGGGGACGACCTCCCACGATCGCTCAGTCACGCGCGGACGGCACGCGGATCAGCCGGTCCGTCTCCTCGGCTTCGTCACCGTCGGTGAGCAGATGTTTTCGCAGGTCGTCGTCGAGCGGCGCGCACAGCAGGCCCTGACGGATCGACGTGGATGCCCGCGTAGGCGGGCGAACGGGCAGGTCAACACGGGTGTTCGCCCGATCGGCCCGGGGGCTGCGGGTTGGGTAGGCTGGAGTCGGACGATGTTCTGCGAGGCGAGCGCGCTCCGGGCGTACGTCAAGAAGATCTTCTTCAAGATTTTTCGGTACGGCCGCAGCGCCCGCAGGTCGCGTGGGTGCCCCAGGTTCGCCGGTCGGGGCGGCGGTGGGCACAATGGGAGGGTTGTTGGCCCGGGGACATCAGGAGGAACGGTGGCGCTAGAAGTACGGCCCACGAAGTGCGTCGTGGCGGTCGACGGCCCATCGGGCTCCGGCAAATCCACTGTTTCCCGGCGTCTGGCGACCGCGGTCGACGGCGTCTACCTGGACACCGGCGCGATGTACCGCGCGGTGACCTGGGCCGTGTTGCAGGCCGGCGTGGACCTGGCCGACCAGGACGCGATCGCGAAGATCGTGCTGGAGACCGAGCTGTCCATCGGCACCGACCCGGCCGCGCCGCACTTCGCCGCGAACGGGACGAATGTCGACGCGCCGATCCGCGGCCAGGAGGTGACCGGCGCCGTGTCCGCCGTCGCCGCCGTGCCCGCGGTCCGCAAGCACCTGGTCGCCCTGCAGCAGGCGATCATCTCGTCGCACCCGCGGATCATCGTCGAGGGCCGCGACATCGCCTCGGTGGTCGCCCCGGACGCCGACCTCAAGGTCTACCTGACCGCCTCGGCCGCCGCCCGCGCCGCGCGACGCAGCGCCGAGGACGCCACCGAGGTGGCCGCCACCGAAGCGGACCTGGCACGCCGCGACAAGCTGGACAGCACCCGCGCCACCGACCCGCTGCGCCAGGCCTCCGACGCCATCGAGGTGGACACCACCGGGATGGGCATCGACGAGGTCGTGCAGCACCTCCTAAGTCTGCTCGACAGCAAGGTAAGTAAGTGACTGAGCTTCCCGCCGGCCTCGATCTCAACGACTTCGAGGGCGGGTTCGATTTCTCCGCTTCTTCCGAGGACCCGTCCTCGGAGGACTCCTTCTCTGGCCCGGTGCCGGTTGTCGCCGTCGTCGGGCGGCCCAACGTCGGCAAGTCGACGCTGGTCAACCGCATCATCGGGCGCCGCCAGGCGGTCGTCGAGGACGTCGCCGGGGTGACCCGGGACCGGGTTCCCTACGACGCGCAGTGGAACGGGCGGCGGTTCACCGTCGTCGACACCGGCGGCTGGGAGCCGGACGCCAAGGACCGGGCGGCGGCGATCGCGGCGCAGGCCGAGATCGCGGTGCAGACCGCCGACGTGGTGATCTTCGTCGTGGACGTCACGGTGGGCGCCACCGACGTCGACGAGGCCGCGGTCAAGATGCTGCGGCGCAGCAAGAAACCGGTCATCCTGATCGCCAACAAGGCCGACAACCAGAACCTCGAGCTGGAGGCCGTGTCGCTGTGGTCGCTGGGGCTCGGTGAGCCGCACCCGATCTCGGCGCTGCACGGGCGAGGCTCCGGCGACCTGCTCGACCTGATCCTCGACTCGCTGCCGCCGACGCCGCCGGTGATGGAGGGCGGCCCGCGCGGTCCGCGCCGGATCGCCCTGGTCGGCCGGCCCAACGTCGGCAAGTCCAGCCTGCTCAACCGGCTCGCCAACGAGGAACGCGCCGTCGTCGACTCGGTGGCCGGCACCACCGTCGACCCGGTCGACAGCCTGGTCCAGATGGACGGCGAGATCTGGCAGCTGGTCGACACCGCGGGTCTGCGCAAGCGGGTCCACCAGGCGTCCGGCACCGAGTACTACGCGTCGCTGCGCACCGCCGGCGCCGTCGAGGCGGCCGAGGTGGCCGTCGTGCTGCTCGACTCCGGCGAGGTGATCAGCGAGCAGGACCAGCGGGTGATCACCCAAGTGATCGAGGCCGGCCGGGCGCTGGTGATCGCCTTCAACAAGTGGGACCTGGTCGACGAGGAGCGCCGGTTCTACCTGGACAAGGAGATCGACCGGGACCTCAAACGGGTGACCTGGGCGGTCCGGGTCAACATCTCGGCCAAGACCGGGCGGGCGGTGGACAAGATCGCTCCGGCGGTCCGCCGGGCGCTGGCGTCCTGGGAGCAGCGGATCCCGACCGGCGCGCTCAACCAGTGGATCACTGCATTGACGCAGGCTACGCCGCACCCGGTGCGTGGCGGGCGGGCCCCGCGGGTGTTGTTCGTGACGCAGGCCGGGGTGGCGCCGCCGCGCTTCGTGCTGTTCACGACCGGGCCGTTCGACGCCGGGTACCTGCGGTTCATCGAGCGGAAGCTGCGCGAGGAGTTCGGCTTCGAGGGCACGCCGATCGAGGTGTCGGTGAAGCCGCGGAAGAAGACCGGGCCGGGGGGTCGCGGGAAAGCTCACGGGTGAGGGTTGGTAGTCTGTAGGAGATGTCGCGCCGGGCTGGGGTTCGGGGCGGGATCGGGCTGTAGCGCAGCTTGGTAGCGCACTTGACTGGGGGTCAAGGGGTCGCAGGTTCAAATCCTGTCAGCCCGACGCAGTTAACAGGGACTTTCCCGCTTTACGCGGAGCAAGTCCCTGTTTTGCGTTTGGGGGCAACTTGGGAGCCAAGAATCAGACGGCGCTCTTCACCCGGCCGGATAGGACCCCAGCTGAACACCGGCTGCCCCCACGCTCGGGAAGGCCGTAGGGCCGGTTACCCAGTTGAGATCGTCCGGACCCAGCTGCCCGTAGGTCGGCACGAACCCGTCCGGTCCGGAACCCTTCCGTGTGCCCAACGCGCCGTGGGGTTCCTCAACGGTTGGTAGACGTTGGGCGGGGTGGCGTATGGCGTACAGGTGGGTGGTTACCGTGATCGAGCTGACTCGCTGTGCTTGCGGGTGGCTCCGGTCGGCGCGAGGGTGCCTGCCTGCTACCGGCCGTGGGCGTCATGCGGACGGGTCGTCCGTCAACGTCGCCGGGTCGAGGCGGAGCATGGCGAGCAAGCCTCCGTGCCGGTTCAGGTCGATGCGGTCCGGTAGCTCCCGGTCGACGAAATCGGCGCGGTTGTGCTGACCTCGTTCTCGTAGAGCGGCAAGCACAGCCGCTTTCGCAATGATCATTTCTGCTCCCGGATCACTGGTCGCCATGGGCGAGGCCACCCATTCCGGACCGCCGACCAGACGGTCGGCCACCCGAACTGGCTGCCCGCCCAGGCCCGGCGAAAGACCATATCGAAGGTCTTTCCTGGGTACGAGGGACGCGTTCCGCCCTCGCTGGTGCTGCGGCACCTCACCCCACGAAGCCAGCGGCCAATGCCGGCGCCCTCAGCGGATGCCGGCCTCGTCGGAGCGTGCGACGATCAGTTCTTGAAGGCGTCCCCGGCATGCCCCCGTCCGGCGATACGAAACACTTGGCCGGCCTTCGATCGCCCGGCCCGATTGTGCCCTCGTCGCATCGGCGACGTGCGGCCACCCGTGGGAGAATCGGTGGGTGAAGCAACCGATGTGTCAGGCAGCTGATCAGGCCGGCGCCTAGTGCGGCCACCGCCTCGCCGGGCACGTCGCGAGCACCCGCCTGTGAACCGCCTGGTGCGGGTCTCGTTCCCGGCCCCACTGGATGACGACCTCGGCGACCTCTATGACCACGCGCCATGTGGATTCGTCTCCACCCTGCCGGACGGCACTATCGTCAAGGTCAACGCCACTCTGCTCACCTGGCTGGGATACGACGGCATCGATCTGGTCGGCCGGCGGCGTTTCGCCGACCTGCTCACTCCCGGCAGTCGTCTCTACCACGAGACGCACTGTGTGCCACTGCTGCTGCTTCGCAACGAGGTCAAGGGCATCGCGGCGGAGATGCGTGCCGGTGACGGCACCGTGTTCCCGGTCCTGGTCACCTCCGTCGTCAAGACCGGCCGCGACGGCGTACCCCTGCTGATCCGTACCACCGTTTTCGACGCCCGCGAGCGTCGTGCGTACGAGAACGAGTTGCTCGAAGCCCGGCGGACCGCCGACCGGGAACGCGATCGGCTTCGCCTGCTCGTCGCCGGCCTCCAGCGCAGTCTTCTGCCCGCGTCGCTGGCGGTTCCGCCGGGCATGACCACGGCGTCGCTGTATCACATGGCCTCTCCCGACGAGGTCGGCGGCGACTTCTACGACCTCTTCCCACTCTCCGGAGGCCGATGGGGATTCTTCCTCGGTGACGTCCGCGGAAAGGGGATCGCCGCTGCGGCGGTGACCGCAACCGCCCGGTACACGTTGCGGGCCGCGGCCGTCTACGACAGCGATCCCGTCGCCGTGCTGCGCAACCTCAACACCGTCGTCTACCAGGACTACGCTGCGCCGGAGCACCGGCACTGCACCGTCATCTTCGGTGTCCTGGAGCGGCGGGGGAACGGCTACACCGCCACCGTCGCCTCGGGAGGCCACCCGCCGGCCCTGGTGGTCCGCGCCGACGGCTCCGCCGCCTACCACACCACTGACGGCGGCACGCTGATCGGCATCCTGGCCGCTCCACGCTTGGTGGCGCGGACCATATCGCTGGAGGTGGGCGACACCATGATTCTTTACAGTGACGGACTGACCGAGGCCCGGACCCGGGACGGCGGTCGTTATGGCGATCAGGCGCTGCTGGAGTTCGTGCGCGATCTGCGCCCGGCCGGCGCCGCGGCGGCCGTCGACGCTCTGGCCGGCCTGCTCACCACGTTCGCCGAGGTGGACGATGACGTCGCGGTCATCGCCCTGACCGCCGCCGAGGGAACGCCGCGAGTGGTGTGTATGCGGTGACGCCGGTCTCAGCCCACGGCGGCCTGCGGCTTCACTTCCTGCCATTCCTGGTTCGAGGCGCGCCACGCGCCGGCGACGATCAGCGCCGATCCGAGTCGCTCGTCGCTCGCGACCTCTACAGCGACACCATCGAACGGCCCCGCCCGCCTCCGGCACGGAAATGCCGGAGTCTGACAACCGGACACCACTCGGCACCACCCACGCAACGGGCGCGGTGCGGTGGTCGTCGGCGGATCAGAGTAGTCATCAGCCGCTGGGGTACCCGTACGGCAGTATCCGTCAGATGATCGCACTTCGCCGGAGCGCGACAGCAGCGGTGGCGAGGCGCACCTGATCATCTCGCCTTCAGAGCAGAAGGTTGCCGACCATGACCATTCTCGCCCCTACCGCAGCGTCGACGGCCCGGGAATGACCGTGGCCCACGGAACCGGGCCGCTCGCGGCGCGGTTCGTGCACGCGGCCCTGATCATCGAGACTGACCGTGACCTGGACATGCTGGCGGCCGAGCTGAACCGGTCGGCGAAGCGTTACGACGAGGTTCTGGTGGTGGTCGGTGAACGTACCCGCGCGGTGCTGGCCGGCCTCGCCGGAGACCTTCCCGATGCGGTCTGCTGGGGTGCCCAGGACGGGTTCTACCAGCGACTCGGATTCGCCTACGAGCGGTTCCGCCGCTACCTCGCCGCCGCGCATCGGGCGGGACGCCGCGCGCATGTGATCGCTGAACCCGATCTGACCCACGGCGTGGACGCCGGTCTGCGGGCCGATCGGGTCGCCGCCTACCTGGAGTACGAGGCGATCTGCAACCGCACCTACGCGCTGGACGCCGCCACCGTCACTTGCGTCTGGGACTGCCGCGACCACCCGGCCACAGTGCTCGACCGTGTCCGGGCCACACACCCCCACCTGGTCACGTCGGTAGGCCGGATGCCGTCGCCGGACTATCTCCAGCCGGAGCGTTACCTGACGGAACGTCGCCACCTGCCGATGGGGAGTCCACCGGCAGACGTCGATCACGATGTCAGTGTCGGCGGGGTCGCCGGGCTCAGCGGATTGCGGTCGGCCCTGGGGCGCTGGGCGGCAGACCATCGGTTCGACGGCGAGGCGATGGAGGATCTCGTGACGGCGGTGGTCGAGGTCGCGACCAACGGGCTGCGTCACGGAGACCCACCGGTCCGGGTTCGTGCCTGGCATCACGGTGACACGCTGGTCGTGCAGTGCGACGATGCCGGTTCCCGTCCGCTCCCCGCGGAGGCGGGGTTCCTCCGGCCCGATCCGGTCGCCGCGGTGGCGGGTGGACGGGGGTTGTGGCTGGCCCGGCAGTTGGCCGACATGGTCATGGTGTCGTCCGAGCCGGGCCGGACGTCGGTCCGGTTGCACTTTCCACGGGAGATCATGCTGGCCGCATCGTCGTGACGCCCGCGCAGGACGCGGAACGACGAGCCTCGCCCTCCGGGAGAGCCCGGAACGGCGAGGCGTCGGTTGTTGTCGGGGAGCGCGCCGCCAGGAACCGGCCGTGGTCGGCTGGGCTGTCAGCCGCCGTCGGCGCCGAGCTGCTGCCGCAGCTTGGTGAGAGCCCTGGCAAGCAGGCGTGACACGTGCATCTGGGAGACACCGATCTGCTCGGCGATCTGCTGTTGGGTGAGGTTGCCGTAGAAACGCAGGCTGATGATCTTCTGCTCCCGCTCGGCGAGGCCGGCCATCGCTGGACCCAGCGCCATG contains:
- a CDS encoding ATP-binding protein; this encodes MHAALIIETDRDLDMLAAELNRSAKRYDEVLVVVGERTRAVLAGLAGDLPDAVCWGAQDGFYQRLGFAYERFRRYLAAAHRAGRRAHVIAEPDLTHGVDAGLRADRVAAYLEYEAICNRTYALDAATVTCVWDCRDHPATVLDRVRATHPHLVTSVGRMPSPDYLQPERYLTERRHLPMGSPPADVDHDVSVGGVAGLSGLRSALGRWAADHRFDGEAMEDLVTAVVEVATNGLRHGDPPVRVRAWHHGDTLVVQCDDAGSRPLPAEAGFLRPDPVAAVAGGRGLWLARQLADMVMVSSEPGRTSVRLHFPREIMLAASS